Proteins encoded by one window of Syntrophorhabdaceae bacterium:
- a CDS encoding helix-turn-helix domain-containing protein, whose amino-acid sequence GAFDYILKPVNMEKILFSIERAILFRDAEEKLERRGVKKISFNVEIGKGLQPAREEAEKNFVLKVLRDTNFNVYKSAKLLNVKRESIYYFMKKFGFKREEGDDND is encoded by the coding sequence GGCGCCTTCGATTATATCTTAAAACCGGTGAACATGGAAAAGATCCTCTTTTCTATAGAGAGGGCGATCCTCTTCCGCGATGCAGAGGAGAAATTGGAAAGACGTGGCGTTAAAAAGATCTCCTTTAATGTTGAGATAGGGAAAGGTCTCCAGCCTGCGCGGGAGGAGGCGGAGAAAAACTTTGTCCTGAAGGTGCTGCGGGATACGAACTTTAATGTATACAAATCTGCAAAGCTCCTAAACGTGAAACGGGAGAGCATTTACTATTTTATGAAGAAATTTGGTTTCAAACGGGAAGAGGGCGATGATAACGATTAA